AAAGTTCTTCGGTTGTATCTAAGCTATTGGTATATTTGTCGAAAATACCTGCATTATTCAGTAGTACATCAATTCTTCCAAACTTCTCTAATGTAAATTCAACTAACTGCTTGAGCTGATCAAATTGAGTGACATCCACTTGAAAAGCAAAGGCTTCTCCACCTGCGTTGATGATTTTCTCGGCAACTTGGTTAGCCTGTTCTAAATTCATGTCGGCAATAATTAATTTTGCTCCTTGTTGTGCAAAAGCAATTGCTTCAGACTCACCCATACCAGAGGCTGCACCTGTGATAATACAGACTTTATTTTGTAGTCTAGACATAATACATTTCCTAAATCCTAAGTTTTGATCTAAGCTCTCTTTGTGAAATAGATGCTTAAATATTGAAGTTCTCCTGTAAGACTTAAAATACGTATTTAGCCAAACGAGCTCTAGATACAATCTGGGAATGAAGACGATATTCAGACATACTGAGCGAATATCGGACAGGGAATTTAGAAAAGGGAAAATGATGAGGGATCAGATTATTCAACATCCGCTCTCAGAAGAGACGATTAAATACGATGACTACATTGCAGGTTTAGCAAAGGGCCTCAATATTCTTGAAGCATTTGGCACAGATCGACAGCGTTTAAATGTTACTCAAGTCGCAGAGCGAACTAATATTACTCGTACAGCAGCACGTAGATATCTAAAGACACTCAAGTTTTTAGGCTATCTTGAAACTGATGAATATTATTACTGGCTAACACATAAGGTACTTAAGTTTTCAGGGGCTTTTTTAAGTACAGCACATTTGCCAAAAATATCGCAGTCTGTGTTAAATCATTTATCTGAAAAAACGACATTAGTTTTCTCAGTGGTGGTTCAAGATAATTATGAGGTTGTTCCGATTGCTAGAAGTGTTCCGCAAAATGATAATTTCCGGGTAAGTCCTTTTGGTATTCATCTGGGTAATCGAATTCCTGCTCATGCTTCATCTACGGGTAAAGTTTTATTAGCGCATAAATCCTTAGAAGAGCAAAAGAATTGGATTAAGTTATATGGACTTAAACGATTTACTGCATATACATACACAGAAGAAGCCAGTTTTCTAGCTGCATTACAGACCATTAAGGACAATGGTTATTGTATTTCCGCTGAAGAATATGAACTGGGCGTAACAGCAATTGCGATACCGATTATTAATCAGACTGGTGATATTATTGCGGGATTAAATGCTGTTGCTCCGATTTCTAAAGTAAATGATACCTATCTGATTAATACGGTTTTGCCATTACTAAGAGAGGCAGCCAAAGAAATTCGAGACATGATTTAGTTTATTGTTTTGTAGTTTCAATCAAACGTCCTCATCGGGCGTTTTTTTATATTTAAAATAATTTTATCAATATTTTAAGACTATTTAATTTGTCTTATATAACCGTTGGAAGAGATGATTTTATAAACAGTGAACGATATAAGATGTGTTTGCGCGATCATCGTTCAATTTAAAAGAAAGTAGTCTAGTCGGAACTGTGATAGCCCCGTAGTTTAATAAAAAGAAAAGCGTTCGATACAACACTATCAGGATGGTGTAGCCAGCTATTTCAGGCAAGTGAACGCATGGATCTGTCGCAAGGAGTGACAACAATGAATACCAAATTACCTCAACAGCTTGAATGCGATTTGGTTGTGGTGCGTGCAGGGGCAGGCGGTTTGTCGACTGCGATTACTGCTAAGAAAAAAGGCTTAAATGTTATTGTCCTTGAAAAAGACGATGTGTTCGGAGGTACAACAGCTTTTTCTGGTGGAGTACTATGGGTTCCAGGGAATCATCATGCAAAACAAAATGGTATACAAGATAGCCGTGAAGCAGCATTGACCTATTTAAAGCATGAAACCAAAGAATTTTTTAATGCTGAGGCTGTAAACGCATTTCTGGATTATGCACCTGAAATGCTCCAGTTTTTTGAACAAAATACCTCAGTCAAATTTATCCCGACACTTTATCCAGACTATCATCCGGATGCTCCGGGTGGGGTTGATATTGGTCGCTCTGTACTAGCTGCACCCTATGATATTCGTGGTTTGGGCGAGAATATGAAGCGCCTACGTCCGCCTCTTAAAACCATTACCTTTATTGGCATGATGTTTAATTCATCTAATGCAGATTTAAAGCACTTTTTTAATGCCACTAAATCGTTTACTTCATTTATCTATGTGGCAAAGCGATTAGCTATTCATTTAAAAGAACTGGCTATTTATGGTCGTGGTACCAATGTCACAAGCGGTAATGCTTTGGCTGCACGTTTGGCTAAATCTGCATTTGATTTAGATATTCCAATCTATACAGAAGCTGAAGTTAAGCAGTTAAATTTTGAAAATGACAAAGTTGTTGGCGTACAAGTTCAACAACCAGATCAGCACTGCCAGATTAAATCTAAAAACGGAGTCGTGCTGGCATGTGGCGGTTTTTCACATGATATTGAACGACTCAAACAAGTTTATGCGCACCTGAAACATGGTGGTGAACACATCTCACCTGTGCCAAAGACTAATACAGGAGATGGTTGTCGCCTTGCAGAATCGGTTGGTGGTGTAGTGGATATTCAATATGCGGATTCTGCTGCATGGATGCCAGTGTCAAAAGTCCCTTGTACAGATGGCTACGGCGTGTTCCCACATTTATTAGACCGTTATAAGCCTGGAATTATTGGTGTGCTTAAAAACGGCAAACGTTTTACCAATGAATCAAACTCTTATCATGATGTAGGTGCAGATTTATTTAGGGCGTGTGAGGAGTTCGATGAAACAGCCATGTGGTTGATCTGCGATCATAAAACGATTAGCAAATACGGTTTAGGTTATGCCAAACCTGCCCCAATACCACTTTCATCTTTAATTAAAAAAGGCTATCTCTTTAAAGGTAATAGTTTAAAAGAACTGGCACAGCAGGTGGGAATTAATGCTGAGCAGTTGGCTAAAACAGTACAGCGTTATAACGAAGGGGCTGTGAAAGGCCAGGATCCAGAATTCCATCGTGGTTCTACTTCGTTTAACCGATATTTGGCCGATCCAGATCACAAACCAAATCCATGTGTAGCACCAATTGAGCAAGGTCCATTTTATGCTGTGAAGGTGTTTATGGGCGATTTAGGAACATTTGATGGAATCAGAACAGCCGTTACTGGTGAAGTTTTAAATCAGTTTCACCAACCCATTCAAGGTTTATACGCAGTTGGTAATGACCGTGCGAGTATTATGGGTGGAAACTATCCAGGTGCAGGAATTACTTTAGGGCCAATCATGACTTTTGGTTATATCACAGGATCACATATTGCTGATTTAGCTAAAGGAGGGAATGGTTTTATATCATCTAAAAATTCTAAATCTGCCAACTCTCAATCTGTTAAGGAGACTTTTCATGTTTCATAAACCGATTGTTGATCACCGTATTTACAATATTACACCACGATGCATGCCTAGATTTCTTGAGGTATTCGATCAGCTGGCGATGCCTATTTTGAAAAAGCACTTGGGCGAGCCACTTGGTTTTTATATTAGTAATATCGGTACGTTAAATCAGGTCGTACATTTGTGGGGTTATGACAGTCTGGATGACTATGAAAAGCGTAGTTTTGCCCGAGATACAGATCCTGACTTCCAAATTTATTTGAAAGCATCTGAAGGTTTAGTGACGTCACAGGTGAATCAAATTTTAAGGCCAGTGAACTTAGCTTCACTAATTAAGCCTTAAACAGCAGTTTATTTAAAAATTCCCTTAAGGAACGGTGTTTTGAGAAAAACACCGAGGGAAACTTCGTGCTTTTATAAGGAGAAACTCATGAGCACAAGTCAAATACAAAGGAAAGATGTAAAAAGTATATTAAATGAAAATAAGATGGGTGGACTACAAAAGCTCATTCTATTTTTTTGCTTTGCTATTATTGCCCTAGATGGTCTGGATGTCGTAGTCATGGGATTGATTGCTCCTCAGATTATTCAGGAGTGGGGTATTAGTGCACAAGAGTTAGCACCAGTTTTAAGTGCAGCATTGGTTGGATTAGCAATAGGTGCATTAGTTTCTGGGCCTTTATCAGATAAATTTGGCCGAAAACCAGTGCTAATTTTAAGCGTACTTGGCTTTGGTATTTTTACTTTGCTAACAGCGTTTTCAACTGATATCACACATCTTTTAATTTATCGTTTTCTTACTGGATTAGGTGCAGGTGCTGCTGCTCCCAATGCAGCGACTTTAGTTTCAGAGTATGCAGCAGATCATCGCCGTTCATTTTCAGTTACTGTTGCCTACTGTGGATTTTCTTTAGGCGCTGCCGCAGGTGGTTTTTTAGCAGCATGGCTGATTCCGGAGTTTGGCTGGCGTAGTATGTTGATATTAGGCGGCGTACTACCTTTGATTTTGGTACCATTTTTATATTGGAAAATGCCTGAATCAATTACTTATTTAGTCAAACAATCGTACTCCCAAGACAAAATCAAAGCGATTTTAAAACGCTTATTTCCACAATCTTCTTTTTTAAATCAAGAAATTTATCTGAATGAAGTAAAAACCGAGAAATCTGGTCTAGGTCTAATTTTATCTAGTAAATATCGCTATGGCACGATTATGCTCTGGATCAGTTATTTCATGGCATTATTTTTAATCTATCTATGCAGTAGCTGGTTACCAACCTTAATTAAATCGAATCAATTTACGATTTCTCAAGCTGCCATTGTGACTTCGTTCTTTCAAATTGGTGGTCCTGTTGGAAGTATCACTCTTGGTTGGTGTATGGATCATTATCGTCCGCGTTTGGTACTTTTTATTGCGATGTTGATTGGCGCACTTGCAACCTTTGGGTTAGGGCATTTTGGTTATGATATGGTGCTTATGTGTATTTTTGCATGGATTCTTGGTTTTACCTTTAATGGTGGGGCCGTTGGTTTAAGTGCTTTAGCGACTGGATATTATCCGACTTCTGCTCGCGCAACCGGAGCAAGCTGGATGAATGGTATTGGGCGCTTTGGTGCAATATTAAGTGCATTTGCTGGAGCTGCGATGATCAGTTCAGGTATGCCATTTTCTATGATGTTCTCATTGTTAATGATTCCTGCTGTACTTTCTGGTTTTGCCGTTTTAATTCAGGGTATTAAAACGAAACAGTCTATTGTGCAAACCAAAACACAGTTGAGTTAAATCAGTAATAAAGCAAGATGATTAACTATTTTAAAATCTATCTTTGCTTCTTAAATATTTTCTATGGCTTTGAATTAGCTTGATCAGCGTGCTGGTCAGGTAGGGATAAATACACTTAAAAAATGTATAGCAGTTGATTCAGCTGAAATAATTCAAGGCTTTATGTTCATAATAAACAATGTGCTAAGGAACAGCATTAATGAAATTTTCTATGACTTCGCTTGCGATGATTTCAACTTTTACATTAGCAAGTAGTGCGGTATTCGCCTTCGATCCTTTAGCTCAGGATCAAAAATGGATATTGGGCGATTGGAACGGAAAACGGGCTCAACTCGAACAGCAGGGTTATCAATTTACCGCCGCTTTTCAAAATGAAAGTGCTGTTAATTTAAGTGGAGGATATGACGATTCATCACGACTATTTAATGCAAACCAATGGACATTTGGTACACGTCTAGATTTAGAAAAAATAGCAGATTGGAAAGATACTCAAGCCCAGTTGAGCATAACGAAACGAGATGGACAACCGCTTTCTACTGATCGGATTAGTGATCCTAGAGCGCCGCAATTTAGTAGTGCTCAAGAGATTTATGGGCGTGGACAATGGTGGCGCTTAACCAGTGCATGGATTAAAAAAGGATTTTTGAATAATGATCTACACATTAAGGTAGGTCGCATGGGACTTTCAGATGATTTTAATGCATCACATTGTGAGTTTCAAAACTTAATGTTATGTGGAGGTCAGTTAGGTAAAACAGTAGGAGATATTTGGTTTAATAGTCCTGTAAGCCAATGGGGAATTAACGCCAAATATCAATTTTTACCATCGCTCTGGTTTGGAACAGGGATTTATGAGGTCAATCCTGAAAATGCTTTAGAGCAACATGGTTTTAATTTGGATATGGATCAACGTAAAGGTATTTTAATTCCTGTGGAACTATCTTGGAAACCCAATCTAGCATTTTTCGATGGCTTAAGTGGTGAATATAAAGTCGGTGCATTTTTGTCAACGGCAGATGCACGTAATGTTAGTACAGATGAAAAAGGTAATATTGAGCCAAATGCAGCAGATCGGAAATGGCAAAACAATAAGCATAGTGTTTGGCTTAATGCGCAACAACAGGTTTTTGCGCCTGCGGACGACCCTAAGCATGGTTTATTTATTTCAGCAAACTTTACTTTTAATGATAAATCTACAACTGTTGTTGAAAGCACACAGCAACTAGCACTTTGGTATAAAGGCATATTTGAGCGTCGACCAAATGATACCATCGGTTTGGGCCTAGCACGTTTTGATGTGAATGATCGTGTACAAGAGCGCCAAAATGCATCTAATCAATTGCTGGGATTAACCGAAGCTGACTATGCGAATCCGAAATATACACCGATTCAGTATGATGAATTGAATATTGAATTGAACTATAACTTTCAATGGTCACCTAGTATTGCTTTACGACCAAATATTCAATATGTGCATCAAGCGGGTGGTGTAAAACAAGTGGATGATGCTTGGGTAGCTGGTATGACCATGAAACTTAATTTTTAAATATGTATGAGTAAAAAGGCAAACAGGGGTTTGCCCTTTTATTTTCCAAACAAGATTTTTAGATTTTCTTGGAAAAGCGTTTCAAGTGATAAAACTTCATTTGGATTCAGGATGCCATTGTGAATCATACCCATCCACATAGGACTCACAATAAGCAATGCAAATTGCTGTGGGGAAATAGTGGCTGATAATTCTCCACGTTGAATCGCTAAACTGGTTAATTGCTCAAGCTCATACTGAATAGGTAAAAAAATCTTATTTACGTAAGTTTGACGAATATGCGGAAAATTATTTCCTTCACGTAAAATTAAGAGTGCCATATCCGCACGACCAGTCCTTTCAAGCGTTAAAACACTGGGAATAATCTTTTTACAAATAAACTCGTAAACAGTTTCATTTTGAGTGATTTCAGAAGCGCGAATAGGGCGAAATGAATCGTTGATGAGAGCATCAATTACTGCTTCAAATAGCTGATCTTTAGTTTCAAAATAAGAATAAATTGTACCTTTGCCTAATTCAGCATGTTTAGCAATATCTGAAATTTTTGCTCTTGCAAAACCCACTTCAATAAAATGTTGTAGAGCAGAGTCAATAATTTTCTTTTTAGTTTCTTGCGTCTTTTCTAGACTAGGGCCGCGTGTTTTAGATTTCGTCATGTTGAACTAGATTTCATTGTTACCAATATTATTTTAACATAAATTGACCTGCAGGTCATATTTGAATTAAAATCGACTTAAAAGTCACTTTTGGTTGAATTATGCAGACACCAAAGTCCAGTGTTCAATATTGCATTATTAGCTTTGCGCTGTGTCTTGCTGCTTTAAGCACCGCTCTAGCAAGTCCTCTATATGCAATCTATGAACAAGAGTGGGGAGTTTCAACGTCTCAAATAGGCTATATCTTTATTTCCTATATGTTAGGCGTAGTTTTTTCACTTCTGTTTTTAAATAAACTCAATGCAATTTATCACTATAAAAATGTGATTTTGGTCAGTCTGGCTTTAACCATTTTAGGTTTAATGTTGTCTGCATTGGCAAGTTCTGTTTGGTTACTGGGCTTTTCGAGGTTTCTGATTGGAATTGCTTCAGGACTTATTACCACTGCTGCAATGGTGGGACTCAAAGACCAATATCCGTTTCGTAATAAGGCATTAGCTGAAAAGCTTACTTCTATAATTACTGTCTTGGGTTTTGGTTTGGGGCCTTTGGTCGGTGGTATATTAGCTGATCATACTGTGCGACCTTTGGCTGATCCTTATTGGATTATTATCTTTTTTTCACTTCTAATATTTATCAGTGTGTTTTGGGTCAAACCCAGATTTAAAATTGAGAAAAAATATCAGTTAAATGAGTTATTAAAGTTACAAGGTTTAGCATTGCCGCAGGTAGCTTCACGTAAAGTTTTCTGGGTCTGTAGTGTGGCTGCACTTTGTAGTTTCGGGGCCTTCAGCTTATATGCAGCTTTAGCTGGGACTTTTATTAAAGAATTACCGATTAAATCGTCAGCCACCTTAACAGGTGTATCAATTTCAATCATTTTATTTGTGTCAGTACTGAGTCAATTATTTTGTAAATCGTTTAAAGAATTGCATGTGTTGTATGCAGGGCTATTAGCTTTATTGCTTGGAACGATTAGTTTGGTGATGGCAGAAGTCGAACACATAGTTTGGTTTTTATTGATTAGTATTTTACTAACGGGTATGGGACATGGTTTTACCCTAAGTGCTGTCTATCACTTTATTGGCAATATGATGGATCGGGAAAAAAATCCACTGATCTTTTCTAGTTATTTGTTTATTGCCTATCAAGGCACGATCTGGCCTGTCATCCTTTCCAGTTATTTTATTGAATATTTCGGGGTGGTCATCACATTAGGGCTGATTGCAGC
This genomic stretch from Acinetobacter oleivorans DR1 harbors:
- a CDS encoding MFS transporter, which gives rise to MSTSQIQRKDVKSILNENKMGGLQKLILFFCFAIIALDGLDVVVMGLIAPQIIQEWGISAQELAPVLSAALVGLAIGALVSGPLSDKFGRKPVLILSVLGFGIFTLLTAFSTDITHLLIYRFLTGLGAGAAAPNAATLVSEYAADHRRSFSVTVAYCGFSLGAAAGGFLAAWLIPEFGWRSMLILGGVLPLILVPFLYWKMPESITYLVKQSYSQDKIKAILKRLFPQSSFLNQEIYLNEVKTEKSGLGLILSSKYRYGTIMLWISYFMALFLIYLCSSWLPTLIKSNQFTISQAAIVTSFFQIGGPVGSITLGWCMDHYRPRLVLFIAMLIGALATFGLGHFGYDMVLMCIFAWILGFTFNGGAVGLSALATGYYPTSARATGASWMNGIGRFGAILSAFAGAAMISSGMPFSMMFSLLMIPAVLSGFAVLIQGIKTKQSIVQTKTQLS
- a CDS encoding MFS transporter, with product MQTPKSSVQYCIISFALCLAALSTALASPLYAIYEQEWGVSTSQIGYIFISYMLGVVFSLLFLNKLNAIYHYKNVILVSLALTILGLMLSALASSVWLLGFSRFLIGIASGLITTAAMVGLKDQYPFRNKALAEKLTSIITVLGFGLGPLVGGILADHTVRPLADPYWIIIFFSLLIFISVFWVKPRFKIEKKYQLNELLKLQGLALPQVASRKVFWVCSVAALCSFGAFSLYAALAGTFIKELPIKSSATLTGVSISIILFVSVLSQLFCKSFKELHVLYAGLLALLLGTISLVMAEVEHIVWFLLISILLTGMGHGFTLSAVYHFIGNMMDREKNPLIFSSYLFIAYQGTIWPVILSSYFIEYFGVVITLGLIAALLMVTIVWLMHQLKFKVGPILACHK
- a CDS encoding NIPSNAP family protein; this encodes MFHKPIVDHRIYNITPRCMPRFLEVFDQLAMPILKKHLGEPLGFYISNIGTLNQVVHLWGYDSLDDYEKRSFARDTDPDFQIYLKASEGLVTSQVNQILRPVNLASLIKP
- a CDS encoding carbohydrate porin produces the protein MTSLAMISTFTLASSAVFAFDPLAQDQKWILGDWNGKRAQLEQQGYQFTAAFQNESAVNLSGGYDDSSRLFNANQWTFGTRLDLEKIADWKDTQAQLSITKRDGQPLSTDRISDPRAPQFSSAQEIYGRGQWWRLTSAWIKKGFLNNDLHIKVGRMGLSDDFNASHCEFQNLMLCGGQLGKTVGDIWFNSPVSQWGINAKYQFLPSLWFGTGIYEVNPENALEQHGFNLDMDQRKGILIPVELSWKPNLAFFDGLSGEYKVGAFLSTADARNVSTDEKGNIEPNAADRKWQNNKHSVWLNAQQQVFAPADDPKHGLFISANFTFNDKSTTVVESTQQLALWYKGIFERRPNDTIGLGLARFDVNDRVQERQNASNQLLGLTEADYANPKYTPIQYDELNIELNYNFQWSPSIALRPNIQYVHQAGGVKQVDDAWVAGMTMKLNF
- a CDS encoding IclR family transcriptional regulator domain-containing protein produces the protein MRDQIIQHPLSEETIKYDDYIAGLAKGLNILEAFGTDRQRLNVTQVAERTNITRTAARRYLKTLKFLGYLETDEYYYWLTHKVLKFSGAFLSTAHLPKISQSVLNHLSEKTTLVFSVVVQDNYEVVPIARSVPQNDNFRVSPFGIHLGNRIPAHASSTGKVLLAHKSLEEQKNWIKLYGLKRFTAYTYTEEASFLAALQTIKDNGYCISAEEYELGVTAIAIPIINQTGDIIAGLNAVAPISKVNDTYLINTVLPLLREAAKEIRDMI
- a CDS encoding FAD-dependent oxidoreductase, which translates into the protein MNTKLPQQLECDLVVVRAGAGGLSTAITAKKKGLNVIVLEKDDVFGGTTAFSGGVLWVPGNHHAKQNGIQDSREAALTYLKHETKEFFNAEAVNAFLDYAPEMLQFFEQNTSVKFIPTLYPDYHPDAPGGVDIGRSVLAAPYDIRGLGENMKRLRPPLKTITFIGMMFNSSNADLKHFFNATKSFTSFIYVAKRLAIHLKELAIYGRGTNVTSGNALAARLAKSAFDLDIPIYTEAEVKQLNFENDKVVGVQVQQPDQHCQIKSKNGVVLACGGFSHDIERLKQVYAHLKHGGEHISPVPKTNTGDGCRLAESVGGVVDIQYADSAAWMPVSKVPCTDGYGVFPHLLDRYKPGIIGVLKNGKRFTNESNSYHDVGADLFRACEEFDETAMWLICDHKTISKYGLGYAKPAPIPLSSLIKKGYLFKGNSLKELAQQVGINAEQLAKTVQRYNEGAVKGQDPEFHRGSTSFNRYLADPDHKPNPCVAPIEQGPFYAVKVFMGDLGTFDGIRTAVTGEVLNQFHQPIQGLYAVGNDRASIMGGNYPGAGITLGPIMTFGYITGSHIADLAKGGNGFISSKNSKSANSQSVKETFHVS
- a CDS encoding TetR/AcrR family transcriptional regulator, which translates into the protein MTKSKTRGPSLEKTQETKKKIIDSALQHFIEVGFARAKISDIAKHAELGKGTIYSYFETKDQLFEAVIDALINDSFRPIRASEITQNETVYEFICKKIIPSVLTLERTGRADMALLILREGNNFPHIRQTYVNKIFLPIQYELEQLTSLAIQRGELSATISPQQFALLIVSPMWMGMIHNGILNPNEVLSLETLFQENLKILFGK